In a single window of the Zea mays cultivar B73 chromosome 5, Zm-B73-REFERENCE-NAM-5.0, whole genome shotgun sequence genome:
- the LOC100273249 gene encoding KH domain-containing protein At5g56140 — protein MSSGRYMAYSPSPSTTPHSPRIAGLRAPSAAVAEQEKYLAELLAERQKLGPFVPVIPHSVRLLNQEILRVSTLLENASLLNQSGLEHGSPLTTGGLYSNGAATDMNVWTSAFQPESSPAYSWLGGSQGSSSGLIVKKTMKVDIPVDKYPTFNFVGRILGPRGNSLKRVEANTDCRVLIRGRGSIKDPAREEMMRGKPGYEHLNEPLHILVEAELPVEIIDARLMQAREILEDLLKPVDESQDYFKKQQLRELAMLNGTLREEGMQRSGSASPFHNSLGMKRAKTRG, from the exons ATGTCGTCGGGGCGGTACATGGCCTACTCGCCCTCGCCGTCGACCACCCCCCACTCCCCCCGCATCGCCGGCCTCCGCGCCCCGTCTGCCGCCGTGGCCGAACAGGAGAA GTACCTTGCCGAACTGCTCGCGGAGAGGCAGAAGCTTGGCCCGTTCGTCCCAGTGATCCCGCATAGTGTACGCTTGCTGAATCAAG AAATTTTACGTGTTTCCACACTATTGGAGAACGCATCCCTTTTAAATCAAAGTGGCCTTGAACATGGTAGTCCACTAACAACAGGAGGATTATATTCAAATGGAGCAGCTACTGACATGAATGTGTGGACATCAGCATTTCAACCAGAA AGTTCACCAGCTTATAGCTGGCTTGGAGGATCCCAGGGCAGCTCCTCTGGACTTATTGTCAAGAAAACAATGAAGGTCGATATCCCAGTAGACAAATATCCAACA TTCAATTTCGTTGGCCGCATCCTTGGTCCAAGAGGAAATTCCTTGAAGCGGGTGGAGGCAAATACGGACTGCCGTGTGCTAATAAGAGGTCGTGGCAGCATCAAAGATCCAGCACGG GAGGAAATGATGCGAGGGAAGCCAGGATATGAACACCTGAATGAACCCCTCCATATATTGGTTGAGGCAGAGCTACCTGTTGAAATCATTGATGCGCGCCTGATGCAAGCCCGCGAGATCCTTGAAGATCTGCTAAAGCCTGTG GATGAATCCCAGGACTACTTCAAGAAGCAGCAGCTACGGGAGCTCGCAATGCTTAATGGCACCCTTCGTGAGGAAGGGATGCAGAGATCCGGTTCAGCGTCCCCTTTCCACAACAGCCTTGGGATGAAGAGAGCCAAGACAAGGGGGTAA